In Crassostrea angulata isolate pt1a10 chromosome 6, ASM2561291v2, whole genome shotgun sequence, a genomic segment contains:
- the LOC128189142 gene encoding uncharacterized protein LOC128189142 isoform X1, whose amino-acid sequence MDFYKQMKLALLCLVWMVTITSGFHIKPNASARRAVTRQISSGSPQLSVVSNPSQRRRAYGSSSQRTLQPSSRQWNARRIPASTRSKYSRALMAKLPPLRRTVQKPVTRRKIDKLSSIVESSRRAANTQKSAQRAKKPVKDRDYTFHVVLLADVLCQMCDSLQGEWRANCREQRCARADNS is encoded by the exons ATGGATTTCTACAAGCAAATGAAGTTGGCTCTGTTGTGCTTAGTATGGATGGTTACCATAACTTCTGGATTTCACATTAAGCCAAATGCAAGTGCAAGACGAG CAGTTACACGACAGATTTCCTCGGGATCTCCGCAACTCTCAGTAGTTTCCAACCCTTCCCAGAGGCGGAGAGCATACGGTAGTAGTTCCCAACGAACTCTTCAGCCATCTTCCAGACAATGGAATGCGAGAAGAATACCTGCGAGCACCAGATCAAAATACAGTCGGGCCTTAATGGCTAAACTGCCGCCCCTGCGTAGAACTGTACAAAAACCTGTGACCAGAAGAAAAATCGACAAACTGTCTAGCATAGTCGAATCCTCTAGGAGGGCAGCAAATACCCAGAAGTCGGCCCAGAGGGCCAAGAAGCCGGTGAAAGATAGGGACTATACATTTCATGTGGTGCTACTGGCGGATGTTTTGTGTCAAATGTGTGACTCTTTACAAGGGGAATGGCGGGCCAACTGCAGGGAACAAAGATGTGCTCGGGCTGACAATAGCTGA
- the LOC128189960 gene encoding glutamic acid-rich protein-like has product MLPKLLKLSLTILLQILVASASKWDLKMSLRELISGHCHVVTPRVCRRYTGFDSDFTCGFILRHVCTNAYTGEQSLKMLTDTDVNVHITPLPRTLSFYDVNEDNQISLNEFARTLGHSPRDLHVKVAFRAADKNGDGTVSFREFQTTDAWVFERRHFQPQHTTIKQHPMKPKRQQNTRHQKIHAIKAYVGSDESDDASAEFKKSSNQIDSHESYEEYDDSFYDDSEMHDDIDSHGSNEHRVHLPGSEEVDSRERGETSHEDEGNSHDIDSHEIGENSHEVEWNSHEAEVDSHEKEENSHEVIDNSYEDEMQSHEIGQNSHEVEKNSHSVEVKENSHESEIEGDSRELESDSHEHEDESKEARGHPFTKGGKSSSIERSLEHEYEDSEEYEDSTEHGYEDSTEHEYEDSTEHEYKDSEEYEYSNEYADSEEYKDSEEYEDSIESKPSKEDKEENHLVSMETDEFDSESKEDYQDDSREIDDSKDDDTKKANLVPKRR; this is encoded by the exons ATGCTCCCAAAACTACTGAAATTGTCTTTAACTATTCTGTTACAAATTCTTGTGGCATCAGCTTCGAAATGGGATTTAAAGATGTCTCTGAGAGAACTGATTTCTGGACACTGCCACGTGGTGACTCCGAGAGTGTGCCGTAGATATACCGGATTTGATTCCGATTTTACCTGTGGATTTATTCTCAGACATGTTTGTACCAACGCATACACAGGGGAACAGTCGCTGAAAATGCTG aCAGATACAGATGTAAACGTTCACATCACACCGCTACCTAGAACTCTGTCGTTCTACGACGTCAACGAAGACAACCAGATTTCTCTCAATGAGTTTGCGCGAACCTTAGGACACAGCCCACGTGATCTTCACGTAAAAGTTGCATTCCGCGCCGCTGACAAAAATG GTGATGGTACCGTAAGCTTCAGGGAGTTCCAAACCACGGATGCCTGGGTGTTTGAAAGGAGACACTTTC AACCCCAACACACTACAATCAAGCAACATCCCATGAAGCCCAAGAGACAACAAAATACCAGGCACCAGAAGATCCATGCAATCAAGGCGTACGTAGGGTCAGATGAATCTGATGACGCATCAGCAGAATTCAAAAAATCCTCCAATCAAATTGATTCTCATGAATCATACGAAGAATATGATGATAGCTTCTATGACGACAGCGAAATGCATGACGACATAGATTCACATGGAAGTAACGAACACAGGGTCCATTTACCGGGGTCCGAGGAGGTGGATTCACGAGAAAGGGGAGAAACATCTCACGAAGATGAAGGAAATTCGCATGACATTGATTCACATGAAATAGGAGAAAACTCTCACGAAGTGGAATGGAACTCACATGAAGCTGAAGTGGATTCAcatgaaaaagaagaaaattcaCATGAAGTGATAGACAACTCATATGAAGATGAAATGCAGTCACATGAAATAGGACAAAACTCACATGAGGTGGAAAAGAACTCTCACTCAGTCGAAGTGAAAGAAAACTCACATGAATCTGAAATTGAAGGAGACTCTCGTGAACTTGAGAGCGATTCGCACGAACACGAAGATGAATCAAAGGAAGCTAGAGGCCATCCATTCACTAAAGGAGGAAAGTCCAGTTCTATAGAAAGATCTCTGGAACACGAATACGAAGATTCAGAAGAATACGAAGATTCAACAGAGCACGGATACGAGGATTCAACAGAGCACGAATACGAGGATTCAACAGAGCACGAATATAAAGACTCTGAAGAATACGAATATTCAAACGAATACGCAGACTCGGAGGAATACAAAGATTCCGAAGAGTACGAAGACTCTATTGAAAGCAAACCCTCCAAAGAAGACAAGGAGGAAAATCACCTAGTTTCTATGGAAACTGATGAATTTGACAGCGAATCAAAGGAAGATTATCAAGATGATTCACGGGAAATAGATGATTCAAAAGACGATGACACGAAGAAGGCAAATTTGGTCCCAAAAAGACGATAA
- the LOC128188503 gene encoding uncharacterized protein LOC128188503, whose protein sequence is MEDGDIYENVPKDKSSSQAENSRGVHGGYILMTDKRCMKCQLNANPNIKCKCQEVAGSRESNKIPQCEDYENMKVTRIRNMEKLETLKKQALEKEATLTNKGEMRIYDNPVEENSQCACCVIL, encoded by the exons ATGGAAGATG GTGATATCTATGAAAATGTTCCTAAAGACAAGAG TTCGAGCCAAGCAGAAAATTCGAGAGGTGTTCACGGGGGGTATATTCTAATGACAGACAAGAGATGTATGAAATGTCAATTAAATG CCAATCCGAACATAAAATGTAAATGCCAGGAGGTTGCAGGCAGTAGAGA GAGCAATAAAATACCCCAGTGTGAAGATTATGAAAACATGAAAGTAACAAGGATCAGGAATATGG aaAAACTTGAGACATTAAAAAAACAAGCACTGGA GAAAGAAGCCACTTTGACCAATAAGGGAGAAATGCGAATATACGACAACCCGGTAGAGGAAAACTCGCAATGTGCTTGCTGTGTTATTTTGTGA
- the LOC128186778 gene encoding glucose transporter type 1-like codes for MERRPLLGANEEYQVEDETLTEKEIDAIVTVTPERHFTKNLAIAIAACVSGSSFMLGYNTGVVNTPATIIKDFYNASYHRRQGNTSGSQGNNSSEYLSTTSISILWATTVSIFALGGMIGGLSAGYWCNRYGRKGALLRNNLLHVVSAALMFSSRFAYSYEMMIAGRLLVGVCAGINSGAAPLYLSEIAPTSLRGFAGVFNQLAITSGVLVSQILGLDFVLGTKELWPYDLGATVIPIAIMLCLLPCCPESPRFLMLVTMDEDEAEKALIWLRDTDDVGEELEEMRSEAEKQKRMQKFAFMDLFRDKLLREPLTISVVLQLTQQFSGINAVIYYSTEIFRSAGLSAHNAEYATIATGGVNVVMTLVSAFIMDKAGRRFLLLIGVGGLFIFSAVLAVSLILIKNFSIAWLSYLAIVAVIGYIIAFASGPGSIPWFMVAEIFSQGPRSAAVSVSTMVNWFSNFTVGLVFPLLNELLIHQYSFLPFVVLLFVFLIFIYRRVPETKGKTIEQILLLFKRPETMVYERIIQQDSNNQSYTRLENRDSSEDSVFRHATTSPIDTLITNAAVETTDFDIVANTSTKTLRVELDILVELEDYVETRLALILEGRRKKRKATRNTNKRWPNKEVPYIITDDFSPADKVEIKAAADEWNKYTCLNVREATKADVNRVRLQNGKGCSSYIGMVKGEQELNLGRNCRVKRVIVHELGHAIGFQHEQSRPDRDAYVEIVRENIPEALSYNFDRLPHTKVNDYNVEYDYRSIMHYSAKAFSTNGMITVRTKDPEYQNVIGNALGLSFKDIKLANLMYSCNEQCEAVQCPGGGFQAKDCKCYCASEDPNNPLGECDDKDVVTNKPRPTTTKKTGASTESPVTNNCQNGHNYCDFWANRGHCDSSPGFMNLYCKSSCGRCTAEAEVCEDVGQHCNFWKAQGYCTMNMMPYMQRNCRRTCGFCTLDESNGEGFGAFRSSATDITAKTAFVFILSMVQILIAGIF; via the exons ATGGAGAGACGGCCACTGCTTGGGGCCAATGAAGAGTACCAAGTAGAGGACGAAACATTAACGGAAAAAGAAATTGACGCAATTGTGACAGTCACGCCTGAACGG CATTTCACCAAAAACCTTGCAATAGCTATAGCAGCATGTGTGAGTGGCTCGTCTTTCATGCTAGGCTACAACACGGGAGTTGTCAACACACCAGCAACA ATAATAAAAGATTTTTACAATGCAAGTTACCACAGAAGGCAAGGAAACACCTCAGGAAGTCAAGGAAACAACTCCTCGGAGTACCTCTCTACTACAAGCATCTCAATTCTTTGGGCCACTACTGTCTCCATTTTTGCATTGGGTGGAATGATTGGGGGGCTCAGTGCGGGATATTGGTGCAATAGATATGGAAG AAAGGGAGCCTTACTAAGAAACAACTTGTTACATGTAGTATCTGCTGCGTTGATGTTTTCTTCTCGTTTTGCATACTCCTATGAAATGATGATTGCTGGACGCCTTTTGGTTGGTGTTTGTGCAG GAATAAACTCCGGGGCTGCCCCTCTGTACCTCTCTGAGATAGCTCCAACCTCATTGAGGGGATTTGCTGGGGTCTTCAATCAGCTTGCCATCACTTCGGGGGTGCTGGTCTCACAGATTCTGGGCCTGGATTTTGTCTTGGGTACTAAAGAACTTTGGCCATATGACTTGG gtgCAACTGTTATACCAATAGCCATCATGTTGTGTTTGCTTCCTTGCTGTCCAGAATCGCCACGGTTTCTGATGCTTGTTACAATGGATGAAGATGAGGCAGAAAAAG CTCTCATTTGGCTCAGGGACACTGATGATGTAGGAGAGGAGCTGGAAGAGATGAGGAGTGAGGCAGAAAAACAGAAGAGGATGCAAAAG tttgCTTTTATGGATTTATTCAGGGACAAATTACTCAGGGAGCCATTGACAATTAGTGTGGTCCTACAGCTGACCCAGCAGTTCAGTGGCATTAACGCT GTAATATATTACTCAACAGAAATTTTTAGATCAGCTGGTTTAAGTGCACATAATGCCGAATATGCTACCATAGCAACAGGAGGGGTCAATGTGGTTATGACCCTCGTGTCTGCATTCATTATGGACAAGGCTGGAAGGCGGTTTCTTCTACTGATAGGTGTGGGGGGGTTATTCATCTTCAGTGCAGTTCTGGCTGTGTCTCTAATACTCATCAAA AATTTCAGCATAGCATGGCTGTCATATCTAGCCATTGTAGCTGTGATAGGTTACATCATTGCATTTGCCTCAGGTCCAG GTTCTATACCCTGGTTCATGGTAGCGGAGATTTTCTCTCAAGGGCCACGATCAGCTGCAGTTTCAGTGTCTACTATGGTAAACTGGTTCTCCAACTTCACAGTTGGATTAGTTTTCCCCTTATTAAAT GAGTTGCTGATCCATCAATACTCCTTCCTCCCTTTTGTGGTGCTGCTGTTTGTTTTCTTGATCTTCATATACAGAAGAGTTCCAGAGACCAAAGGAAAAACaattgaacaaattttattgcTGTTTAAAAGGCCAGAGACAATGGTGTATGAAAGAATCATTCAGCAGGATTCTAACAATCAGTCATACACCAGGTTAGAAAATCGAGATTCATCTGAAGATTCA GTATTTCGTCACGCTACAACGTCGCCAATAGATACACTGATTACAAACGCAGCCGTAGAGA CGACGGATTTTGACATCGTGGCAAACACCAGCACAAAGACACTCCGTGTGGAGCTGGACATTCTGGTGGAACTAGAGGACTATGTGGAGACAAGGTTGGCTCT gATTTTAGAAGGACGTAGAAAGAAGAGGAAAGCAACTCGTAATACAAATAAACGATGGCCAAATAAAGAGGTCCCCTATATCATTACCGACGATTTTA GTCCCGCAGACAAGGTAGAGATAAAAGCCGCTGCAGACGAGTGGAACAAATACACGTGTCTGAACGTTAGGGAAGCAACAAAGGCAGACGTCAACAGAGTCCGGCTCCAAAACGGAAAAGG gtGTTCTTCGTATATTGGAATGGTTAAAGGTGAACAGGAATTGAATCTAGGAAGAAACTGTCGAGTG AAAAGAGTAATTGTCCACGAACTGGGTCACGCCATCGGGTTTCAGCACGAACAATCCAGACCTGACCGGGACGCATATGTAGAAATTGTCCGTGAGAACATCCCGGAAGCCCTGTCCTACAACTTTGATCGACTACCTCATACCAAAGTCAACGATTACAACGTGGAGTATGATTACAGGAGCATTATGCACTACAGTGCTAAG GCTTTTTCCACCAATGGGATGATAACGGTAAGGACCAAGGACCCCGAGTACCAAAATGTCATCGGTAACGCCCTTGGGCTCAGCTTCAAGGACATTAAACTGGCCAACCTGATGTACAGCTGTAACG aacAGTGTGAAGCTGTACAGTGCCCCGGTGGGGGGTTCCAGGCCAAGGATTGTAAGTGTTACTGCGCGTCTGAGGACCCGAACAACCCCCTCGGGGAGTGTGATGACAAAGATGTCGTCACCAACAAACCACGCCCCACCACCACCAAGAAAACGGGCGCCTCCACCGAGTCCCCTGTAACTA ATAACTGCCAGAACGGACACAACTACTGCGATTTCTGGGCCAACAGGGGGCACTGTGACTCCTCCCCCGGGTTCATGAACCTGTACTGTAAGAGTTCTTGTGGCCGATGTACAGCGG AGGCTGAGGTTTGTGAGGATGTGGGACAACACTGCAATTTCTGGAAGGCACAGGGTTACTGCACCATGAACATGATGCCCTACATGCAGAGAAACTGTCGGCGCACCTGCGGTTTCTGCACGCTGGATGAAA GCAATGGAGAAGGGTTTGGAGCCTTTAGAAGTTCTGCCACCGACATCACAGCAAAAACGGCTTTCGTATTCATTCTGAGTATGGTACAAATTCTTATTGCTGGAATATTTTAA
- the LOC128188502 gene encoding glutathione S-transferase-like produces the protein MPKYKLTYFDLRGRAEPTRLLFIVAGVQFEDERIGQEQWKAIKHKVPGNSLPFLSVDGVVVSQSMTINRHLARIFGLDGESLSQKLKVDEIVEYLVAMKNKMVELPMMSDDPRTQARAEEILKSFKELMMKACTFIEAQIQRNMKEGNGFAVGNRLTFADIMIFEAFENILATNINALDKCVGIVKCRSKVANMPRIKDYLSKRKYTSF, from the exons ATGCCAAAATACAAGCTGACCTATTTTGACCTCAGAGGAAGAGCTGAGCCCACAAGATTGCTCTTTATCGTGGCGGGAGTTCAGTTTGAAGATGAACGGATCGGACAAGAGCAATGGAAAGCCATCAAGCata AGGTCCCAGGGAATTCGCTGCCTTTTTTGTCTGTTGATGGTGTGGTTGTATCACAGAGTATGACAATCAACAGGCACTTAGCAAGGATATTTG GTTTAGATGGCGAGTCGTTGTCTCAGAAACTAAAAGTAGACGAAATAGTTGAATACCTTGTTGCAATGAAAAACAAGATGGTGGAATTACCGATGATGAGTGATGACCCA AGAACTCAGGCAAGGGCTGAGGAAATCCTAAAATCTTTCAAAGAGTTAATGATGAAAGCCTGCACTTTCATCGAAGCACAGATTCAACGGAACATGAAGGAAGGAAATGGATTTGCTGTTGGAAATCGA TTGACTTTTGCTGACATCATGATTTTTGAAGCATTTGAGAATATTCTAGCGACCAATATCAACGCTCTTGATAAATGTGTTGGAATAGTGAAGTGTCGTTCTAAAGTGGCCAATATGCCTCGCATCAAAGACTACCTCTCCAAAAGAAAATACACCAGTTTCTGA
- the LOC128189142 gene encoding uncharacterized protein LOC128189142 isoform X2, whose translation MDFYKQMKLALLCLVWMVTITSGFHIKPNASARRVTRQISSGSPQLSVVSNPSQRRRAYGSSSQRTLQPSSRQWNARRIPASTRSKYSRALMAKLPPLRRTVQKPVTRRKIDKLSSIVESSRRAANTQKSAQRAKKPVKDRDYTFHVVLLADVLCQMCDSLQGEWRANCREQRCARADNS comes from the exons ATGGATTTCTACAAGCAAATGAAGTTGGCTCTGTTGTGCTTAGTATGGATGGTTACCATAACTTCTGGATTTCACATTAAGCCAAATGCAAGTGCAAGACGAG TTACACGACAGATTTCCTCGGGATCTCCGCAACTCTCAGTAGTTTCCAACCCTTCCCAGAGGCGGAGAGCATACGGTAGTAGTTCCCAACGAACTCTTCAGCCATCTTCCAGACAATGGAATGCGAGAAGAATACCTGCGAGCACCAGATCAAAATACAGTCGGGCCTTAATGGCTAAACTGCCGCCCCTGCGTAGAACTGTACAAAAACCTGTGACCAGAAGAAAAATCGACAAACTGTCTAGCATAGTCGAATCCTCTAGGAGGGCAGCAAATACCCAGAAGTCGGCCCAGAGGGCCAAGAAGCCGGTGAAAGATAGGGACTATACATTTCATGTGGTGCTACTGGCGGATGTTTTGTGTCAAATGTGTGACTCTTTACAAGGGGAATGGCGGGCCAACTGCAGGGAACAAAGATGTGCTCGGGCTGACAATAGCTGA